One Streptomyces taklimakanensis DNA window includes the following coding sequences:
- a CDS encoding beta-ketoacyl-[acyl-carrier-protein] synthase family protein produces the protein MSVNVSDAARDDAASRVVLTGFGVFSSIGVGADEFAEGLRAGRSGAKPITLFDTEGFAHANGCEIAGAEPERWIHNLPVETLGRATQFSVAAARMAVEAAGADLDVLRAQRGMISIGTTDGESYDLDHLVETEVASGPAAMDPTVARRVSPNRLSIAAAQELGLSNVEAVTIATACSAGNYAIGQGFDAIRSGEVDYALCGGADAMCRKTFTGFYRLGTIAPDVCRPFDVDRKGILTGEGAGVLMLESLASAQARGARVYAEVLGYGMNCDAYHQVAPNQDSVARCMEIALENAGVKAEEVDLISAHGTGTKANDVTESRAIHDVFGDAPPRTVSLKSMLGHTMGAASALAAIACALSIHHGFIPPTINHRETDPECEIDCVPNQSVEADLRVVQNNGLAFGGNNAIVVLGKYLDGVR, from the coding sequence ATGTCTGTGAACGTTTCTGACGCGGCGCGTGACGACGCGGCGTCCCGGGTCGTGCTGACCGGGTTCGGCGTGTTCTCCAGCATCGGTGTGGGTGCCGATGAGTTCGCCGAGGGGCTGCGGGCGGGCCGCAGCGGTGCCAAACCGATCACGCTGTTCGACACCGAGGGATTCGCGCACGCCAACGGCTGCGAGATCGCCGGGGCCGAGCCGGAGCGCTGGATCCACAACCTGCCCGTCGAGACCCTGGGCCGCGCGACGCAGTTCTCCGTCGCGGCGGCCCGGATGGCCGTCGAGGCCGCCGGCGCCGACCTGGACGTCCTGCGCGCCCAGCGCGGCATGATCTCCATCGGCACCACCGACGGGGAGTCCTACGACCTCGACCACCTGGTGGAGACCGAGGTCGCCTCCGGCCCCGCCGCCATGGACCCGACCGTGGCCCGGCGCGTCTCCCCCAACCGGCTGTCCATCGCCGCCGCGCAGGAGTTGGGCCTGTCCAACGTCGAGGCGGTGACCATCGCCACCGCCTGCTCGGCCGGCAACTACGCGATCGGCCAGGGCTTCGACGCGATCCGCTCCGGCGAGGTCGACTACGCGCTCTGCGGCGGCGCGGACGCGATGTGCCGCAAGACCTTCACCGGCTTCTACCGGCTCGGCACGATCGCCCCGGACGTGTGCCGTCCCTTCGACGTCGACCGCAAGGGCATCCTCACCGGCGAGGGCGCCGGCGTGCTGATGCTGGAGAGCCTCGCCTCCGCGCAGGCGCGCGGTGCCCGCGTCTACGCCGAGGTGCTCGGCTACGGCATGAACTGCGACGCCTACCACCAGGTCGCCCCGAACCAGGACAGCGTCGCCCGGTGCATGGAGATCGCCCTGGAGAACGCCGGCGTCAAGGCGGAGGAGGTCGACCTGATCTCCGCGCACGGCACCGGCACCAAGGCCAACGACGTGACCGAGTCGCGGGCGATCCACGACGTGTTCGGCGACGCCCCGCCGCGCACCGTCTCGCTCAAGTCGATGCTCGGCCACACCATGGGGGCCGCGAGCGCGCTGGCCGCCATAGCCTGCGCCCTGTCGATCCACCACGGCTTCATACCGCCGACCATCAACCACCGCGAGACCGACCCCGAGTGCGAGATCGA